Proteins found in one Candidatus Nitrosopelagicus brevis genomic segment:
- the npdG gene encoding NADPH-dependent F420 reductase: MKVGIIGGTGGMGKGFAVRWCKDHNVLIGSRDAERANASAQEYSELVKEAYGSINGNITGTDNTTVAKESDILVLSIPYENIDAICSELLPQINDNCVVVSPIVPMTKTDTGFECVAIKENKPFSHQTVEKHMKDKTKLVSAFHVISEKKLVNPTLKLDYDIFVAGDSKESVEVVNGLINEIEGLRPIYLGPGALAYLVEMSTPLLLNAMIRNKMKNPGIKII; the protein is encoded by the coding sequence ATGAAAGTTGGTATCATTGGTGGAACTGGTGGAATGGGAAAAGGTTTTGCCGTTAGATGGTGCAAAGATCATAATGTTTTGATCGGTTCAAGAGATGCTGAACGTGCAAATGCATCAGCTCAAGAATATTCAGAATTAGTAAAAGAGGCATATGGTTCTATTAATGGAAATATCACAGGTACAGATAACACAACAGTTGCTAAAGAATCAGATATTCTAGTCTTATCAATTCCGTATGAAAATATTGATGCAATTTGCTCAGAGTTATTACCACAGATTAATGATAACTGTGTTGTTGTATCACCAATTGTTCCTATGACAAAAACAGACACTGGTTTTGAATGCGTTGCAATAAAAGAAAATAAACCATTTTCACATCAAACAGTAGAGAAACATATGAAAGATAAAACAAAACTTGTTTCAGCATTTCATGTAATTTCTGAAAAAAAACTCGTTAATCCAACTTTAAAATTAGATTATGACATATTTGTTGCAGGAGATAGTAAAGAGTCAGTGGAAGTAGTAAATGGATTAATTAATGAAATTGAAGGTTTAAGACCAATTTATCTTGGACCAGGTGCATTAGCATATCTTGTTGAAATGTCAACTCCATTGCTTCTTAATGCAATGATAAGAAATAAGATGAAAAATCCTGGAATTAAAATAATTTAA